The Bacillota bacterium genomic sequence GGAGGCAATTTCCTGTAGAAAAATATTCCAAACCATCTATGAAATTTTGCTTATTTCACGTCTTAGACGAGCTATTATTTTCTTTTCAAGTCTTGATATGTATGATTGCGATATTCCCAGCATGTCTGCAACGTCCTTTTGCGTTTGTTCTTCACCTGTTACAAGCCCAAAACGGAACTCCATGATTTTACGTTCACGGGCACTTAATTTGGATATCGCCTTTTTTATCATACTGCTGTCTGCCTCCTGCTCGATACTGTGAACTATCGTATCCTCATCAGTTCCGAGAATATCTGAAAGCAATAGCTCATTGCCGTCCCAGTCTACGTTAAGCGGTTCGTCGATTGAAACCTCATATTTCTTGTATGCATTTTTGCGTAAAAACATCAAAATCTCATTTTCAATACAGCGTGAAGCATATGTAGCAAGCTTTATATTTTTATCCGCTCTGAAAGTGCTGACAGCTTTAATAAGTCCAATACTGCCGATAGAGATAAGATCCTCTACCCCAATGCCTGTACCCTCAAATTTCCGTGCAATATACACAACTAAACGCAGATTATGCTCAATTAGTGTCTTCTTTGCATTTTCATCGCCCTGCATCAAGCGGTTGACATACTCAGATTCTTCCTCGGCACGAAGCGGTGGAGGCAGAGTCTCAGGACCGTTGATATAAAAGCTTTCACCAGCAAAATACTTATGCAGCTTAAATAAAATTGATTTAATAAACTTTACTATATTCATAATCCACCTCAT encodes the following:
- the sigE gene encoding RNA polymerase sporulation sigma factor SigE — encoded protein: MNIVKFIKSILFKLHKYFAGESFYINGPETLPPPLRAEEESEYVNRLMQGDENAKKTLIEHNLRLVVYIARKFEGTGIGVEDLISIGSIGLIKAVSTFRADKNIKLATYASRCIENEILMFLRKNAYKKYEVSIDEPLNVDWDGNELLLSDILGTDEDTIVHSIEQEADSSMIKKAISKLSARERKIMEFRFGLVTGEEQTQKDVADMLGISQSYISRLEKKIIARLRREISKIS